The DNA window GATGGACTTCAACGAGCTGACCCGGGGCGATGCGGACTTCAGCCAGTCCAGCCTGTTCGCCCTGCTCGGCAAGGTAGGCGACTCGGAACTCACCTGGGTTCCCGCCCTCAACTACGACTACTCCACCCTCGACCTCAACGCCTACCCCTTCGGCGCCAACCCGGCCGCCCCGCGCTTCGACCGCGGACTGCACCGGATCTCGATGCCGAATTTCCTCATCTACAGCCCGTCCGGCTCCCGCTGGTTCCACGGTGCTTACATCGCTCCCGGTCTTTACTCGGAGCTTGATGACGTCAACTCACGCGACTTCTTCCTCTCCGCCGCGATCGGCACCGGCTATCAGGTCAGCGACTGCCTCACCGTCGGTTTCGGCGTCTACGCCGCGGACATCACCAACGACCCCTTCGTGGTTCCCGCACCGGTCTTCTTCTGGACTCCGAACGAGGAATGGCTCGTCGCCTATTACGGTCCGCGTTTCGTTGCCCGACGCGACATCGGCGACAACCACCAGCTCGGATTCGAAGCGGCATGGAATGGCGGCTCGTGGAGTGTCGATGCTTTCCGCGACGACGCCCGGCTCGACGTGAGCTCGGTCCGCACCGGTCTCTACTACAAATACCGAGTTGCCGGCCAGGTATGGCTCGAGCTCGGAGCCGGCTACACCTTTGCCAACGAGGTCAAGATCCACTCTCCGGGAGGACGCGACCTTTTCCCGGCAGCCTACGGCGAGGCAGACTCCGCCCCGTACGTCTCGTTCGGTATCAGCGTCAACCGCTGGTAAGACCTCAGGCCTCCACCGGGGTCTCGGCCTCGGCGAGCCGCTTGCGCAGCTCGTCCCACTGCTCCTGGCTCACGATGAAGCCGACGCACTTCTCGCTGCCACATCGGCACGGGTGGTCTTCGTAGCAATCGATATCGAAGCCGTAGTCGAAGCCAAGCTCCTCGCCCTTCGCGATATCGCGAAGCGAGTGAATGAAAATCCGTTTGCCCTCCACCCACGCCTCGCAGTTCGGGTCGCAGGAGTGGTTGATCAACCTCGCGGTATTCCACGGCACGTTGCCATCGATGTCCCAGCGCTTGTCGAGCGTGAAGATGTAGACCGCGGCATCCCCGGTTTCCTCCGCCTTGGCGTGCTGGGCCCAAGCACGGCGTTCGCTCTCCTCCTTGTCGATCAACTCGCCGATGTACTCGATGACCTTCGTCCCGGCCGGAATATCCTCGGTAGCATAAACGCCCCGACCGTGGATCGATGATCCCCGGACCTCGCAGAGATCGCTCTGCCCGCGTTCCCACAGCTTGGTCATCTTGCGGCGCAGCCGTGCCTCCTCCTTCAGCTTCTTGGTCTTCTTGCCCATGGCGGTGGAATGAGAATGAAGTTATTCGGCAGCCTCGCGCCTCACTTCGGGGAGCTCCATGTTCGCCGGCAGCGCCGGGAACAGCGAACGAAGATCGGCGACCGTCACGTCCGAACCGTTGATGAAGGTCCATTCCTGCCGGCCCTTCTCGGAAATGGCGATCTGGAATCCGTGGAGATTGATCACGTGGCCCTTCGGGTCGTCGCCCTGCATGATCCGGATCTGCATGACGGTCGGAACCAGCATCATCCACTTGGTGAAGACCGGCTCCCCGGCATTTGCTCCACCGGCGTCCTTGCCGGGCCAGACCTCGTAAACCCGCGGAGCGCCCTGGGTCTTGAACGAGATGATGTTCACGCCGTTGCGGGCCATCATGCCGCCGATGCCTTCGAGTTCCTCCTCGAGCTTCTCGATCCCTCCGCGACGCTTCGCCATCCGCTCCTTCCACTGCGGATACATCTTTTCGATCGCCACCTTGTGGTTGCCGAGAACGACCTGCTTGCCGAGTGCCTCGACCGATTCGACCGCCGAGGTGACGACCTCACGGGGAGCCACCGCCTGTGCGGCGAGCGGCTGGGCCAAGCCGATGGCAACCGCCACCGACATCCATTGCACGAGCTTCATGCAGGATGGATGACCCCGCTGGCAGCGACAGTCAAGTACGGCCACCGGTTGCGACACGCGACGTCACGTTCGATACAATCGGCCGCCTTCTTGCAAATCCGCTTTGCTTCCGACGCGCGACTCTGCAAGTCTGCCTGTCTCATGTCGAAGCAGGCTCTTGGAAAAGGACTCGGCGCACTCATCCGCAAGCAAGGCGGCGCCCCTTCTCAACCGAGCACCGGGGATGCCGATGCTGCGGCCGGCAGGGCGCGCGAGGTTCCGATCGACCAGGTGGTGTCGAGCCCGCTCCAGCCACGTACGCACTTCATCGAGAGCCCGCTCGACGAACTGGTCGAGTCGATCCGGCAACACGGCATCATCCAGCCGCTGATCGTCCGTCGGGTCGAAGACAAGCTCGAACTCATCGCCGGCGAACGACGCTGGCGGGCTTCGCAGAAGCTCGGACTCGCGACCGTTCCGGTCATCGAGCGCGAGGCTTCCGACCGCGACGTCCTCGAAATGGCCCTCATCGAGAACCTCCAGCGGGAGGATCTCAACCCGATCGAAGAAGCCGCAGGCTACGTCCGCCTCGCCAAGGAGTTCGCGATGAAGCAGGACGAGATCGCCGGCCGCGTCGGCAAGTCGCGGGCCAGCGTCGCCAACGCGATGCGCCTGCTCGAACTTCACAACGACGTCCAGGTCCTCGTCGCCCGCGGGCAACTCAGCGTCGGCCACGCCAAGGCCATCCTTTCGATCAAGGACAAGGATTCCCAGCTGCTCGCCAGCGACCAGATCCTCAAAAGGGGACTCACCGTCCGGGCCGCCGAGAAACTGGCCCACGATTTCGGCGCTCCCGGCCGGGAAAAGAAGGGCGCCCCACCGAAGCCCGAGGTCGATGCCCACATCCGGGCCATCCAGAGCAAGCTGCGCGACCATTTCGCCACCCACGTGCAGGTCCAGCACGGAGCCAAGAAGGGCAAGATCGAGCTCGAGTACTACGGCGACGACGATCTCCAGCGCTTGCTGGATCTCCTTGGCATCGGCGAGATCTGAGGCACCCTGCGCAGCGTGAAGCCTGCCGCCGCCCTGCTCCTTCCCCTCGCCTGTCTGGCGGGCGTCCTCAGCCACTGTTCCAAGCCGAAGGACGCCGGACCCGAGCAACTCCAGGTCGATAACACCAAGACCGAGCTCTCTTCCGAGTTCTCCGGCGCCAACGCTTTCGCCCATGTCGAGCGGATCGTCGGATACGGCCCCCGTCCGCCCGCCAGCGAGGGGTTTGAAAAGATGCTCTCGGATCTCGAGAAGAGCCTTGCCGACTTCGGCTGGAAAACCACGCGCCAGAAGTTCCGCGCCGCCACACCCGACGGACCGGTCGACTTTACCAACCTGCTCGCCCGGCACGGGTCCGCCAAACCCGAGCCCGATTCCCTCCCTTTCATCATCGGAGGACACATCGACACCAAGAAGTTCTCCTTCCCCTTCGTCGGCGCCAACGATGGCGGATCCTCGACCGGAGTCCTGCTTGAGTTGGCCCGCGTCCTCTCCACCGATCCCGCATCGGCCGCCAAGGTCGAGCTGGTCTTCTTCGATGGCGAGGAAGCCTTCCGTCCCGGCATCACGGCGACCGACGGACTCTACGGTTCGAAATACTTCGCCCAGAAGATGGCGACCCGGCCGACCTGGCCCGCGGCGGGCATCGTGATCGATATCGTCGGCGATCCCGACTACGAACTTCACTTCAACCCGGAGACCCCCGAGGGGTTCGCAAGCGTGGTCGAGCGTCTCGGCGCGAAGCAGAACTTCACCAAGCCCTTCAAGGCCTCCGTCTTTCCGGTCATCGACGACCACGTGCCACTGCAGAATGCGGGCGTTCCGTGCCTCCACCTGATCGGACAGTTCGGCTCCATGCCTTACTGGCACAAGGAGGGCGACACCCTCGACAAGGTGAAGCCGGAGATGCTCGAAAAAGTGGGACGCCTGGTCCTCGACTTCCTCGCCGAGGCCCCTCAACCGGCCGCCGCAAGCGCCGAAGAGTAGGCGCCCAGAGGCCACCGGAGAGGTGAAGCCCGTCGATGAAACGCGGACTTCGCGATCCGGGGTCAAAGCCCCTCTTCCTTTAGCGGATTTTCACAAGTTTCGCGGTTCCCGTCCCCGGTTTGGAGAGCTTTGGAAATCCTCCATTTTTCGGTTGTCAAACCCCGGACCCCGACCCTAAATCCCCGCCCACCTTTCAGGGCACCAAGGCTCGGTAGCTCAGTTGGTAGAGCAGCGGATTGAAAATCCGCGTGTCGGCGGTTCGATCCCGTCCCGAGCCACCACCCCCCCTCAAGAAGTCGCCACTTCAGGCGCACCCGCCCCATCGACAGCCGCCGACACGAGTCGGCAACGCACGGCGAGACGAGCGCAGTGAGTCGAGTGGACTTCAACCCGGCGAAGCCGCAAGACGCGTGGTGAAGCGCAGCTTCACAATTCGATTCCGTCTCGAGCCACCACCCTCCCCTCAAGAAGTCGCCACTTCAGGCGCACACTCCCATCGACAGCCTCCGATGTGAGGTGGATCACCTGATCGCTCACTCCACCTTCCACTGCGCGTCCTGCAGGGCCTTGAGGCGCTTCACCTCAGCGGGACGTTCGGCCGCAAGGTTCTTGGTTTCCGTTGGATCGGACTTGAGATCGAAGAGTTCGACCACACCGGCCGTCGAAGAAAATCGTGCCTTGTTGGCATCGGGGCCGACCGTGCCGGGCAGGATCAGCTTCGACCAGCCGTCGAGAACCACGAGTGAGGTCACACTCTTTGACGGGTCATCGATATCCATGATGTCGTGACGGAAGCTCTCGATGAAAATCGTGTCGCGCTCTTCGACCGCCTCGTGGTCCCGCAGGTCCAGGCCCGGCATGACATCGGGCACAGAAATCCCGGCGACCGACAAAAGCGTCGGCACGACATCGACGATGGACACCAGGTTCGAATCGTCGCGGGTTGGCTGGACTTTCCCCGGCCAGCGGATGAACACCGGAGTCCGGATTCCGTTTTCATACGGGGTGAGCTTGGCCCGACCGCCTCCATAGCCCGCGAACGGATCCCAACCATTGTCCGAAAGGTAGATGATGAAGGTGTCATCCTTCAGACCCTTCTTTTCCAGGTATCGGTCAAGGTCACCGCAGGTCTCGTCAAACCACTCGATCATCGCGTGATAAACCTCACCGTGCTTGGTAGGGCCTTTGCCGGCATACTTCTTCTTCAGTCTCTCCGGTGGATTGTGCGGATCATGCGGCAGCAAGGGCGCGTACCAGACGAAGAAGGGCTTCTCCTTCTCGACCGCCATGTCGATGAACTCGTGAACCGGTTCCATGCCCTTGCGTCCGATGCTCAAACCGGCACCGCCGTGACGGGACCGCTCCTTGGTCATGCCATGAGTGAAGCCGACCTCGCTGAAGGACGTGTTCCAGAGCTTGCCGGTCTGGAAGGTCAGGTAGCCGGCGTCGCTCAGAGTCTTCGGCAGGATCAAGGGATTGGCCAAAAGCCGGTCGCGGAGCGGATCTCGATTGGCCCGACCCGCCTTCGGAGCTTTCGGGGATGACGCATGGAGGTCGTTGCCGGTGATGCCGTGGCGACTCGGCAAGAGGCCGGTCAAGAGCGTCGCCAGCGACGGCGAGCAGACGGGCATCGAGTAGCCGCGGGTGTAGAGCAGGCTCTCGCCCGCCATACGGTCGAGGTTCGGCGTTTCCACCATTTCGTTCCCCATGAAGCCGTAGTGGCTGTAGGTGTGGTCGTCCGAAAGGATCAGGACGATGTTGGGGCGCTTGTCCTCCGCGTGGAGGAGACCCGGAAGCAACAAAGCGGCGAGCAGGAACAACCGGTGGATCATGGTGCGGAGATAACGCCACCAAGAGCGGCAAGCTGTCAGGCGGGGTCACCGAAAGCTGGCCTCGTCCTCGGACCACGCACACCGCCACCGCAGCACAAGACAAGCGCCGAAGGTGCGCCGGCAGTTAGCCCCGGGGTTCACCCCGGGGGTGGGGTCGCAGGGAACGATTGAGCCCCGCGAGGGGCGTAGGCGGAGCCCGCAACGTCTTTGGGGCCGACCCCGCCTGCGCACCTTCGGCGCTTCAATAATCCTGCCCTTGGTTCCCCCCGGGGTGAACCCCGGGGCTAACCGCCTGCGTCCCTTCGGGACTGTTGAAACACAACCATGCCTGGCGATCTTCAACAGGGGCTCTGCCAGATGGCACTACCCCTCAAAATCGAGCGCCTGCATCAAGGCCTGCCGGTCATCCTCGGAAAGCTTGTCCAAGGGGTAGTCGATCCACTCGCCATCCACCTGCAGGTGGATCACCTTGCTGCCGGCCTGATAGACCCCGGCCGCACGGATCTTTTGTCCGTCCGCGTTGGTCCAGGCGCGCTCCGGGATCTGGAGCCCGTCAGGCGACGGGTCGGGATCCGCTGGCTCCGGTGGTTTGGAGGGAGCCTGCTTCTCCACCGCCAGCTCCGGCTTGTAATCCTTGGGGTCGATCCCCGCCCCGGTCACGAAGATCATCGCATCGTGCCGCATCTCGTTCCCGCCGACATACATGCCCCATCGGAACGAGGTCACGCCACTGGGCCGCGCATACGAACCCTCCCCCTGCTTCACGCCGTTGAGGTAAACCTCGTAGTCGTGCCCGTTGTCCCGCACCCGGATGTGGAACGGCTTTCCGACCATGTTGCGGGCCATGACCTTGTCCGTCCCGCGACGATGGTTGAGGCGGATGTCGCCGTTGTCGCCCATGTTGATCTGCACCGACCAGTCGTTCTCGTTGTTCTTGGCCTGGAAGATCGCCGCGCCGTGCGGCTTGATGATCGTGTAGGTGCCGACCCACTCGTGCCATGCTCCCTTTTTCCACGACAGCTCGCTGAAGCTCTCGACCCGCGCCGCGAGCTTGCGGGTGTTGCGGACATTCTCTTCGCCTTCGAAGAGTCG is part of the Haloferula helveola genome and encodes:
- a CDS encoding M28 family peptidase, giving the protein MKPAAALLLPLACLAGVLSHCSKPKDAGPEQLQVDNTKTELSSEFSGANAFAHVERIVGYGPRPPASEGFEKMLSDLEKSLADFGWKTTRQKFRAATPDGPVDFTNLLARHGSAKPEPDSLPFIIGGHIDTKKFSFPFVGANDGGSSTGVLLELARVLSTDPASAAKVELVFFDGEEAFRPGITATDGLYGSKYFAQKMATRPTWPAAGIVIDIVGDPDYELHFNPETPEGFASVVERLGAKQNFTKPFKASVFPVIDDHVPLQNAGVPCLHLIGQFGSMPYWHKEGDTLDKVKPEMLEKVGRLVLDFLAEAPQPAAASAEE
- a CDS encoding ParB/RepB/Spo0J family partition protein — its product is MSKQALGKGLGALIRKQGGAPSQPSTGDADAAAGRAREVPIDQVVSSPLQPRTHFIESPLDELVESIRQHGIIQPLIVRRVEDKLELIAGERRWRASQKLGLATVPVIEREASDRDVLEMALIENLQREDLNPIEEAAGYVRLAKEFAMKQDEIAGRVGKSRASVANAMRLLELHNDVQVLVARGQLSVGHAKAILSIKDKDSQLLASDQILKRGLTVRAAEKLAHDFGAPGREKKGAPPKPEVDAHIRAIQSKLRDHFATHVQVQHGAKKGKIELEYYGDDDLQRLLDLLGIGEI
- a CDS encoding sulfatase-like hydrolase/transferase; this translates as MIHRLFLLAALLLPGLLHAEDKRPNIVLILSDDHTYSHYGFMGNEMVETPNLDRMAGESLLYTRGYSMPVCSPSLATLLTGLLPSRHGITGNDLHASSPKAPKAGRANRDPLRDRLLANPLILPKTLSDAGYLTFQTGKLWNTSFSEVGFTHGMTKERSRHGGAGLSIGRKGMEPVHEFIDMAVEKEKPFFVWYAPLLPHDPHNPPERLKKKYAGKGPTKHGEVYHAMIEWFDETCGDLDRYLEKKGLKDDTFIIYLSDNGWDPFAGYGGGRAKLTPYENGIRTPVFIRWPGKVQPTRDDSNLVSIVDVVPTLLSVAGISVPDVMPGLDLRDHEAVEERDTIFIESFRHDIMDIDDPSKSVTSLVVLDGWSKLILPGTVGPDANKARFSSTAGVVELFDLKSDPTETKNLAAERPAEVKRLKALQDAQWKVE
- a CDS encoding DUF6268 family outer membrane beta-barrel protein — protein: MKSAALLLALVLPAPAIDLARYIDVLSTRSVHTSGMDFNELTRGDADFSQSSLFALLGKVGDSELTWVPALNYDYSTLDLNAYPFGANPAAPRFDRGLHRISMPNFLIYSPSGSRWFHGAYIAPGLYSELDDVNSRDFFLSAAIGTGYQVSDCLTVGFGVYAADITNDPFVVPAPVFFWTPNEEWLVAYYGPRFVARRDIGDNHQLGFEAAWNGGSWSVDAFRDDARLDVSSVRTGLYYKYRVAGQVWLELGAGYTFANEVKIHSPGGRDLFPAAYGEADSAPYVSFGISVNRW
- a CDS encoding SET domain-containing protein translates to MGKKTKKLKEEARLRRKMTKLWERGQSDLCEVRGSSIHGRGVYATEDIPAGTKVIEYIGELIDKEESERRAWAQHAKAEETGDAAVYIFTLDKRWDIDGNVPWNTARLINHSCDPNCEAWVEGKRIFIHSLRDIAKGEELGFDYGFDIDCYEDHPCRCGSEKCVGFIVSQEQWDELRKRLAEAETPVEA